A single region of the Chiloscyllium punctatum isolate Juve2018m chromosome 15, sChiPun1.3, whole genome shotgun sequence genome encodes:
- the LOC140485953 gene encoding protein DVR-1-like — translation MAALGWLSLSVTVISLCPVGLGEPLLEPLVQEKAFLKALGLRSRPQPSEPRPVPAQFWKMYHRRSRPLTQDDPTGAEPCRVDEMGVDGDTVRHLPDLGSPISGLGSQPWLCTRRRLYFNLSVLEEAEELTLAQLELSFPGEPYPLPGAAGETCTLSLWKVGGHPRSSPSLISSQSFQSLRVSLNFDLTVVSRAWRQHSGNTGAILEVGSSLMGSRRVPGLACARLGLALRASLLVVSLNREKCRASRRKRSSFQLPLAFSRVCKRRRLHIQFRDVGWQHWIIAPQGYMANYCHGECPYPLSESLNGTNHAILQTLVHATDPEDTPQPCCVPIKLSPISMLYYDNNDNVVLRHYDEMVVDECGCR, via the exons ATGGCTGCGCTGggctggctctctctctctgtcactgtgattTCCCTTTGCCCAGTCGGTCTGGGGGAGCCGCTGCTGGAGCCCCTGGTTCAGGAGAAGGCCTTCCTGAAAGCATTGGGTTTACGGAGCAGACCCCAGCCCTCTGAACCCAGGCCTGTGCCAGCTCAGTTCTGGAAAATGTACCACAGGAGGTCTAGGCCCCTCACCCAGGATGACCCAACTGGAGCTGAGCCGTGCCGAGTGGATGAGATGGGGGTGGATGGAGACACTGTCCGTCATCTTCCCGATCTGG GGAGTCCGATCTCTGGCCTGGGATCCCAGCCATGGCTATGCACTCGGAGAAGGCTCTACTTTAACTTGTCGGTgctggaggaggcggaggagctGACGTTGGCCCAACTGGAGCTGAGCTTCCCGGGAGAGCCGTACCCACTCCCCGGGGCAGCAGGGGAAACCTGCACCCTGTCCCTCTGGAAGGTGGGAGGGCACCCCCGCTCCAGTCCAAGCCTCATCTCCTCACAGTCCTTCCAGAGCCTCCGCGTCTCCCTCAACTTTGACCTGACCGTTGTCTCCAGGGCCTGGAGGCAGCACAGCGGGAACACAGGTGCCATCCTGGAGGTGGGCAGCTCCCTGATGGGGAGCAGGCGGGTACCGGGCCTGGCCTGTGCCCGTCTCGGACTGGCCTTGCGTGCCTCACTGCTGGTGGTGAGCCTGAACCGGGAGAAATGCCGGGCGTCAAGGAGGAAGAGGAGCTCCTTCCAGCTGCCCCTGGCCTTCAGCCGCGTCTGCAAACGCAGGAGGCTCCACATCCAGTTCAGGGACGTGGGCTGGCAGCACTGGATCATTGCCCCCCAGGGCTACATGGCCAACTATTGCCACGGGGAGTGCCCTTACCCACTGAGCGAAAGCCTCAACGGCACCAACCATGCCATTCTGCAAACCCTGGTGCACGCCACTGACCCTGAGGACACTCCCCAACCCTGCTGTGTCCCCATTAAACTCTCCCCCATCTCCATGCTCTATTACGATAACAATGACAACGTTGTCCTCAGACATTATGATGAGATGGTGGTGGATGAGTGCGGCTGCCGATGA
- the LOC140485954 gene encoding protein DVR-1-like, giving the protein MAALGWLFLSVTVISLCPVGLGEPLLEPLVQEKAFLKALGLRSRPQPSEPRPVPAQFWKMYHRRSRPLTQDDPTGAEPCRVDEMGVDGDTIRHLPDLGSPISGLGSQPWLFTRRRLYFNLSVLEEAEELTLAQLELSFPGEPYPLPGAAGETCTLSLWKVGGHPRSSPSLIFSQSFQSLRVSLNFDLTVVSRAWRQYSGNLGAILEVGSSLMGSRRVPGLACARLGLALRASLLVVSLNREKCRASRRKRSSFQLPLAFSRVCKRRRLHIQFRDVGWQHWIIAPQGYMANYCHGECPYPLSESLNGTNHAILQTLVHATDPEDTPQPCCVPIKLSPISMLYYDNNDNVVLRHYDEMVVDECGCR; this is encoded by the exons ATGGCTGCGCTGGGCTggctctttctctctgtcactgtgattTCCCTTTGCCCAGTCGGTCTGGGGGAGCCGCTGCTGGAGCCCCTGGTTCAGGAGAAGGCCTTCCTGAAAGCATTGGGTTTACGGAGCAGACCCCAGCCCTCTGAACCCAGGCCTGTGCCAGCTCAGTTCTGGAAAATGTACCACAGGAGGTCTAGGCCCCTCACCCAGGATGACCCAACTGGAGCTGAGCCGTGCCGAGTGGATGAGATGGGGGTGGATGGAGACACTATCCGTCATCTTCCTGATCTGG ggAGTCCGATCTCTGGCCTGGGATCCCAGCCATGGCTATTCACTCGGAGAAGGCTCTACTTTAACCTGTCGGTgctggaggaggcggaggagctGACGTTGGCCCAACTGGAGCTGAGCTTCCCGGGAGAGCCGTACCCACTCCCCGGGGCAGCAGGGGAAACCTGCACCCTGTCCCTCTGGAAGGTGGGAGGGCACCCCCGCTCCAGTCCGAGCCTCATCTTCTCACAGTCCTTCCAGAGCCTCCGCGTCTCCCTCAACTTTGACCTGACTGTTGTCTCCAGGGCCTGGAGGCAGTACAGCGGGAACCTGGGTGCCATTCTGGAGGTGGGCAGCTCCCTGATGGGGAGCAGGCGGGTACCGGGCCTGGCCTGTGCCCGTCTCGGACTGGCCTTGCGTGCCTCACTGCTGGTGGTGAGCCTGAACCGGGAGAAATGCCGGGCGTCAAGGAGGAAGAGGAGCTCCTTCCAGCTGCCCCTGGCCTTCAGCCGCGTCTGCAAGCGCAGGAGGCTCCACATCCAGTTCAGGGACGTGGGCTGGCAGCACTGGATCATTGCCCCCCAGGGCTACATGGCCAACTATTGCCACGGGGAGTGCCCTTACCCACTGAGCGAAAGCCTGAACGGCACCAACCATGCCATTCTGCAAACCCTGGTGCACGCCACTGACCCTGAGGACACTCCCCAACCCTGCTGTGTCCCCATTAAACTCTCCCCCATCTCCATGCTCTATTACGATAACAATGACAACGTTGTCCTCAGACATTATGATGAGATGGTGGTGGATGAGTGCGGCTGCCGATGA